One stretch of Methanomassiliicoccales archaeon DNA includes these proteins:
- a CDS encoding ABC transporter substrate-binding protein, whose product MKRSAIYAIIVAIIAILAVVAAAVLYKPAAEEKVIYWSAVAPANQRAALQTNTVQGAVSWEPYVSDSLVDGTANVIAWSNDIWPHHPCCVIAVKTSFAESDAAKNNDLVARVIRAHIDATNWIIETIENGGENYTKLLEIGAEFSNRNTTVVESAIEHIEFNYEITKPVKKWFENYTSMFADLGQITSLSGYANVTAFVDSIVNTSYLEKAMTVEPSDTILGTVRLGYLMGDLHQFARVVAANETLWGGKTLFEKYGVEIQSPLPYANGAFLMDGFARDEIDMGYLGSPPALLKRINANIPIEIVSLVNSGGSAIVAKAGITSFSELNGQTVATPGPGSIQHLLLMFYANEHGYKLKLKGT is encoded by the coding sequence ATGAAGCGATCGGCAATTTATGCAATTATTGTAGCTATTATAGCAATTCTCGCCGTTGTGGCCGCCGCAGTTTTGTACAAGCCAGCAGCGGAGGAAAAAGTGATATACTGGAGTGCCGTCGCACCGGCGAACCAGCGTGCTGCATTGCAGACCAACACCGTCCAAGGAGCTGTCAGCTGGGAACCTTATGTTTCGGATTCCTTAGTGGACGGTACCGCCAACGTCATCGCATGGTCAAACGACATATGGCCACACCATCCATGCTGTGTCATCGCTGTGAAAACGAGCTTTGCCGAATCAGATGCCGCGAAGAACAACGATCTTGTTGCAAGAGTTATTAGAGCGCACATCGATGCGACGAACTGGATCATCGAAACGATCGAAAACGGTGGCGAGAATTACACGAAACTTTTGGAGATTGGAGCAGAGTTCAGTAACAGGAATACAACGGTCGTAGAGTCTGCGATTGAGCACATCGAATTCAACTACGAGATTACGAAACCGGTGAAGAAATGGTTTGAAAACTATACTTCAATGTTTGCCGACTTAGGACAGATCACTTCCCTCAGCGGATACGCGAATGTGACAGCTTTTGTCGATTCCATTGTCAACACGAGCTACTTGGAAAAAGCGATGACTGTCGAGCCGAGCGACACGATTCTCGGTACCGTGAGATTGGGTTACCTGATGGGCGACCTCCATCAGTTCGCGAGAGTTGTTGCGGCGAATGAAACGTTGTGGGGCGGAAAGACGCTATTTGAGAAGTATGGTGTGGAGATTCAATCGCCCCTACCCTATGCAAACGGTGCATTCTTGATGGACGGTTTCGCTCGAGATGAAATCGATATGGGTTACCTTGGAAGCCCGCCAGCGCTCTTAAAACGCATCAACGCGAACATCCCGATAGAAATCGTTTCATTAGTCAACAGCGGCGGGTCGGCGATCGTCGCTAAAGCAGGGATCACGAGCTTCAGCGAGTTGAATGGCCAGACGGTTGCAACACCGGGACCTGGTTCAATACAGCATCTGTTGCTGATGTTCTACGCAAACGAGCACGGTTACAAGCTCAAACTCAAGGGGACGTAA
- a CDS encoding tetratricopeptide repeat protein — MKEIEEILEERLDARIANALRTLSDEEFRDTVIELLGLMELRVTGAIYSDDTVLVEGEGKEGKYLVMVSRRAADASSEGLRKIKEKAELEGRRPALIVLGDFDEDARQLATDNQIAYADQSRFLSLVKKFGIGSKLLKEIDRRILEQEGARYLPSIGRFDAVLGAAEEAMRQKNYEKALVHIEEALRLKPDHFVAWQKKAIALAEIGRNEKAVEACRKAIELKPDDAYSWYLLGVFLGRLSDFKGELAAYDNALRLSPAMRPVLLNKGAALYQLGMFDEALKVYELMLKSYPGDAQALNNRGLVLKALGRLTDALHSFELAIKSDPKNLEALINRASLLSEFGSVGEAVDAWQEVVRVEGGKAELWLNLGRAQKAAGLFDDAAKSFGVALVLNPSLSEAVIERDEALAAADMTAPPERKRDTGIAREFLNAAIILRAMGRPEEALMEVEKCLKIEPLTPEAHRLRGELLLDLGRFEEALISIKESVREIPGDVFNLLDLEAVTYRLGKKEECLRILEGLHDSIESDARRLLLLLEMNRLERLDISLIKNETWIMRELRILLLIASGNYGKAVEEIEEIVAKGEITPELMNNLGVCYRLLGDFERSAKAFRDAISLAPAYADAWNNLGCVNYLQADYAQALKCFEEALLLEKRPSFHLNKGICQLAIDDLEGASDSFTSALRIEQSADALNCLGIVAERKKEFIKALELYNAAIEKNPKFHDAIANRDRVLSIVKEGKK; from the coding sequence ATGAAAGAAATTGAAGAGATCCTCGAGGAGAGACTTGATGCGAGAATCGCCAATGCGCTGAGGACACTGAGTGATGAGGAATTCAGAGACACCGTTATTGAATTGCTGGGTCTAATGGAACTCAGGGTCACTGGAGCAATCTACTCCGACGATACTGTGCTCGTCGAAGGCGAAGGCAAGGAGGGAAAATATCTCGTCATGGTCTCCAGACGTGCCGCTGATGCCTCTTCAGAAGGGCTCAGGAAGATCAAGGAAAAAGCTGAGCTTGAGGGAAGACGCCCTGCTCTCATCGTTTTAGGTGACTTTGATGAAGACGCGCGGCAACTTGCAACCGATAACCAGATCGCTTACGCTGATCAATCTCGTTTTCTATCGTTGGTTAAGAAATTTGGAATTGGGTCTAAATTGCTCAAGGAAATCGACCGTCGCATACTGGAGCAGGAGGGTGCGAGATACCTTCCGAGTATAGGGAGATTTGACGCAGTGCTCGGTGCCGCGGAGGAGGCGATGAGACAGAAGAACTACGAGAAAGCGCTCGTCCACATAGAAGAGGCACTCCGATTGAAACCAGATCATTTTGTGGCCTGGCAGAAGAAAGCGATCGCTCTTGCAGAAATTGGAAGGAATGAAAAAGCGGTGGAGGCCTGCAGGAAAGCGATAGAGCTGAAGCCCGATGACGCATACTCATGGTATCTGCTCGGGGTCTTCCTCGGCAGGCTCAGCGACTTCAAGGGCGAATTGGCTGCATACGATAATGCCTTGAGGTTATCACCTGCGATGCGTCCGGTACTCCTCAACAAAGGCGCTGCACTCTACCAGCTCGGCATGTTCGACGAAGCGCTGAAGGTTTATGAACTAATGCTAAAATCATACCCTGGGGATGCTCAAGCTCTCAACAACCGTGGTCTCGTACTCAAGGCTCTCGGTCGACTGACTGACGCGCTCCATTCCTTCGAGCTCGCGATCAAGAGCGATCCTAAGAATCTTGAGGCGTTGATTAATCGCGCATCCCTTTTGTCCGAATTCGGTTCAGTTGGCGAAGCTGTCGATGCATGGCAGGAAGTCGTGAGAGTTGAGGGCGGTAAAGCAGAACTCTGGCTAAATCTCGGGAGGGCCCAGAAGGCGGCAGGCCTTTTCGATGATGCGGCCAAGTCGTTTGGTGTTGCCCTCGTTCTGAATCCAAGTCTTTCTGAAGCGGTTATTGAGCGTGATGAAGCACTGGCTGCGGCAGATATGACTGCTCCCCCAGAAAGAAAACGAGACACTGGCATAGCCAGGGAATTTTTGAATGCGGCGATCATCCTTCGGGCGATGGGAAGACCAGAGGAGGCATTGATGGAGGTCGAAAAGTGTCTCAAGATAGAACCTCTGACGCCAGAGGCGCATCGGCTGCGTGGCGAACTGCTGCTCGATCTCGGCCGGTTTGAGGAAGCGCTCATCTCTATCAAGGAAAGTGTCAGAGAGATCCCAGGAGACGTATTCAACCTTCTTGATCTTGAGGCAGTCACCTATCGCCTTGGGAAAAAAGAGGAGTGTCTGAGGATCCTGGAAGGACTTCATGACTCCATCGAATCCGATGCCAGGCGATTGTTACTTCTGCTTGAAATGAACCGGCTCGAGCGGCTTGATATCTCTCTCATAAAAAATGAGACATGGATTATGCGTGAGCTGCGCATTCTTTTACTCATAGCATCTGGAAACTACGGGAAGGCTGTTGAGGAAATCGAAGAGATCGTTGCTAAAGGGGAGATCACACCTGAGTTGATGAACAATCTTGGCGTATGTTATCGTCTCCTGGGCGATTTCGAGCGATCTGCAAAGGCGTTTAGAGACGCGATATCGCTCGCCCCGGCATATGCCGATGCGTGGAACAACCTCGGATGCGTCAATTATCTCCAAGCGGATTATGCACAAGCGTTAAAGTGTTTTGAGGAAGCGTTATTGCTTGAGAAACGCCCCTCCTTCCATCTCAACAAGGGGATATGTCAACTCGCAATTGACGATCTTGAGGGCGCGTCTGACTCGTTCACCTCCGCGTTGCGCATTGAGCAGAGCGCTGATGCGCTCAACTGCCTAGGAATCGTGGCGGAGAGAAAAAAAGAGTTCATCAAAGCTCTTGAGCTTTATAACGCGGCAATTGAAAAGAACCCAAAATTTCATGATGCAATTGCGAATCGCGACCGCGTGCTGAGTATTGTCAAAGAAGGTAAGAAATAA
- a CDS encoding PRC-barrel domain-containing protein has product MRKFITELKGKTVMTNDGQILGMIDNFVIDTTTGEIQHVLVVPAEEIETRLYKTDAQGRLILPFSEMRAVRDVVVMNIS; this is encoded by the coding sequence ATGAGGAAGTTCATCACGGAGTTGAAGGGTAAAACTGTAATGACAAATGATGGGCAGATCTTGGGGATGATTGACAACTTTGTTATCGATACGACAACGGGAGAAATTCAGCATGTGCTTGTGGTGCCAGCAGAAGAGATTGAAACCCGATTATACAAGACTGACGCACAGGGCAGACTCATCTTACCCTTCAGCGAGATGCGGGCCGTGCGCGACGTCGTCGTGATGAACATTAGCTGA
- a CDS encoding tRNA uridine(34) 5-carboxymethylaminomethyl modification radical SAM/GNAT enzyme Elp3 has product MIRQIVGGAIKDRKSLQTAKITLAKQFNLSEIPPNSETLAVADEEEYPLVLRLLRRKPTRTLSGVAVIAVMTSPAPCPHGKCIYCPGGVEYGSPQSYTGKEPAARRASANEYDAFRQVRSRIAQLEAIGHPTDKIDLIIMGGTFTTRPREYQLSFVKGCFDALNSKSSESLEEAHEINETADHRCIGMTVETRPDSFDREKAEFSMYLGATRVEFGVQILDDEILSVVKRGHGVSEVVKATRIAKELGLKVCYHIMPGLPGSSREKDLASFSKMFEDERFRPDMLKIYPTLVVKGTPLYDLWKGGKYRPYSTEEAVEVIAEMKKIVPPYVRIQRIQRDIPVPLIEAGVDKGHLRELVREKMKEDGASCQCIRCREVGLLGVDLNEQLNAELKIIKYRASDGDEYFISYELPDQNALVGYARLRINDSPLNDTAHLRELKVFGQMLPIGQSGESWQHRGFGRQLIAEAERIARERGCREIKVTSGVGARRYYSSMGYVRDGVYMAKRL; this is encoded by the coding sequence TTGATCAGGCAGATCGTCGGAGGAGCGATAAAAGATAGGAAGAGTCTCCAGACCGCGAAGATTACACTGGCAAAACAGTTCAACCTCAGCGAAATACCGCCTAACTCAGAGACTTTAGCAGTTGCAGATGAGGAGGAGTATCCACTCGTCTTAAGGTTATTGCGAAGGAAGCCCACGAGAACTCTGAGCGGGGTGGCGGTCATCGCTGTAATGACTTCGCCTGCGCCGTGTCCGCATGGTAAATGTATCTATTGCCCTGGCGGGGTTGAATACGGATCCCCGCAATCCTACACTGGAAAGGAACCAGCGGCGAGAAGGGCCTCGGCCAATGAGTATGATGCATTTCGACAGGTGAGGAGCAGGATCGCACAGCTCGAGGCCATCGGCCACCCTACCGACAAGATAGATCTGATCATCATGGGTGGGACATTTACAACACGTCCAAGGGAATACCAGCTATCATTTGTGAAGGGATGCTTTGATGCCCTGAATTCAAAAAGCAGCGAGTCGCTCGAAGAGGCGCACGAGATCAATGAAACGGCCGATCACCGATGTATCGGAATGACCGTCGAGACAAGGCCCGATTCGTTCGATCGAGAGAAAGCAGAGTTCTCGATGTATCTGGGCGCCACGAGAGTTGAGTTTGGCGTGCAAATACTTGACGACGAGATACTAAGCGTGGTGAAACGGGGGCACGGCGTGTCGGAGGTCGTCAAGGCGACGCGCATCGCAAAGGAATTGGGGCTAAAAGTCTGCTACCATATTATGCCTGGCCTACCCGGCTCATCGAGAGAAAAAGACCTCGCGAGTTTTTCGAAGATGTTCGAAGATGAAAGATTCAGGCCAGACATGTTGAAGATCTACCCGACGCTTGTAGTTAAAGGGACGCCACTCTATGATCTCTGGAAGGGCGGGAAATACAGGCCTTATTCGACTGAAGAAGCCGTGGAAGTCATCGCCGAGATGAAAAAAATTGTGCCTCCGTATGTCCGTATCCAGAGGATTCAAAGGGATATACCTGTGCCGTTGATTGAGGCAGGGGTCGACAAGGGACACCTGAGGGAGCTCGTCAGAGAAAAAATGAAGGAGGACGGAGCGAGCTGTCAGTGCATTAGGTGCAGAGAAGTGGGGTTACTCGGCGTCGACCTCAACGAACAATTAAATGCTGAACTCAAGATCATCAAATACCGGGCCTCCGACGGTGACGAGTATTTCATTTCCTATGAGTTACCAGATCAAAACGCACTTGTTGGCTATGCAAGGTTAAGGATCAATGATTCGCCTTTGAATGACACCGCGCATTTAAGAGAGTTAAAGGTCTTTGGCCAGATGTTGCCAATCGGTCAGAGTGGAGAATCATGGCAACACCGGGGGTTCGGCAGACAGCTGATCGCTGAGGCGGAGCGGATCGCGCGCGAAAGAGGTTGCAGGGAGATAAAGGTCACAAGTGGCGTCGGTGCGAGGCGATACTATTCCTCCATGGGATATGTGCGGGATGGCGTGTATATGGCGAAACGACTTTGA
- a CDS encoding helix-turn-helix domain-containing protein, whose translation MFQLNVVSNTPLTPINDVEEVATEFLKQIGYLPMNFDPKKKRGNSTEGIPYKLFVECFIKNMKRVWLVEELAIYLKTTKPTVYRHLNKLKSMDLIEEVETMRDGQTKKGYRIRYGDLRKAWSFTEANVQMAMDNYRKTVDHLQKLIEEAR comes from the coding sequence ATGTTCCAGCTCAACGTGGTAAGCAACACACCCCTGACACCAATTAATGACGTCGAGGAAGTCGCTACTGAGTTCCTCAAGCAGATAGGATACCTGCCAATGAATTTTGATCCGAAAAAGAAGAGGGGAAATTCGACAGAGGGGATTCCCTACAAGCTCTTCGTAGAGTGCTTCATAAAAAATATGAAACGTGTCTGGCTTGTCGAAGAGTTGGCAATCTATCTCAAAACAACGAAGCCAACAGTTTACAGACATCTCAACAAACTGAAATCGATGGATTTGATCGAAGAAGTGGAGACTATGCGCGATGGGCAAACAAAGAAGGGATACCGCATTCGATACGGTGATCTCCGCAAGGCATGGAGCTTCACCGAAGCAAATGTGCAGATGGCGATGGATAATTACCGCAAAACGGTTGATCATCTCCAAAAATTAATCGAGGAGGCAAGGTAG
- a CDS encoding ABC transporter permease produces the protein MISPWERLKKKWRKISETGTLRILWITPLSLAGFLVVWWLFSIVINRAYLPGPYEVFQAFVDSFLTPAPSLGITMDDNIASSLQRFLLGFVLAFCVAVPLGLMMGFFRTAETVAKPVIEVFRPIPPIAWVPVFLLIFKLFWGPVMVIFIGVFFPLLSNVIFGVKSVDPTLIDAARTLGADRIRLFTKVIFPSTVPFLMTGITIGLGIGWMCIVAAEMIGAVGGGVGYYIYFMEQLGKYEYMYAGMVVIAILGILTVGISRYIEQYLSRLMGMK, from the coding sequence ATGATTTCACCTTGGGAAAGGCTCAAGAAGAAGTGGAGGAAGATCTCCGAAACTGGAACCCTCCGGATTTTATGGATCACACCCCTTTCCCTGGCTGGATTCCTGGTCGTGTGGTGGCTCTTTTCAATAGTTATCAACCGCGCATATTTGCCCGGGCCCTATGAAGTCTTTCAGGCGTTCGTCGATTCATTTCTTACGCCAGCGCCGTCCCTTGGCATCACGATGGACGACAACATCGCATCGAGCCTCCAGCGTTTTCTACTCGGTTTTGTCCTTGCATTTTGTGTCGCAGTCCCACTGGGTCTGATGATGGGATTTTTCAGGACGGCAGAAACCGTCGCAAAGCCAGTGATCGAGGTTTTCAGACCCATACCCCCGATTGCGTGGGTACCAGTATTTCTCCTCATCTTCAAGCTCTTTTGGGGCCCCGTCATGGTCATCTTCATTGGCGTCTTCTTCCCTCTTCTCTCAAATGTCATCTTCGGTGTGAAATCGGTTGATCCAACCCTCATAGATGCGGCGCGTACACTCGGTGCCGATCGGATAAGACTCTTCACAAAGGTGATTTTCCCATCAACCGTTCCGTTCCTCATGACCGGCATCACAATCGGTCTGGGTATTGGTTGGATGTGTATAGTAGCTGCTGAAATGATTGGCGCCGTGGGAGGCGGAGTAGGTTACTATATTTACTTCATGGAGCAACTCGGTAAATATGAATACATGTATGCCGGAATGGTCGTCATTGCAATTCTGGGGATCTTGACGGTGGGCATTAGCAGGTATATTGAGCAGTACTTGTCGCGATTGATGGGGATGAAATGA
- a CDS encoding RimK-like ATPgrasp N-terminal domain-containing protein, translating to MGLSYKLHYQSKESAFVNIAGDYRYLSEGHYESVEAEVQEIPVYPRVKEALDAYVVPLCMERAKRAGIPVPEYYISNGFFEPPAIIYPINPFMRRHSVVYKEGHVKTIGKSLTRNYKYPILVQRIREDASIREFKCILGTTTTDEFETIANQIWNLFHLPICKVRVIEDGEVLLSAIEPLPLHQLKSKELKLLRKANEWQI from the coding sequence ATGGGCTTAAGCTACAAGCTTCATTATCAATCAAAAGAGAGTGCTTTCGTTAACATTGCTGGTGACTACCGATATCTCAGCGAAGGGCACTACGAGAGTGTCGAAGCTGAGGTGCAAGAAATCCCTGTTTATCCGCGGGTGAAGGAAGCGCTTGATGCGTATGTTGTTCCATTGTGCATGGAAAGGGCTAAACGAGCCGGCATCCCAGTTCCAGAATATTATATCTCGAACGGATTCTTTGAGCCTCCTGCAATCATATACCCTATTAATCCTTTCATGCGACGACACAGCGTTGTTTACAAAGAAGGGCACGTGAAGACTATCGGCAAATCGTTGACGAGGAATTACAAGTATCCAATACTTGTCCAGAGAATTAGAGAGGATGCATCGATCAGGGAATTCAAATGTATTCTCGGCACTACAACAACCGACGAGTTCGAAACGATCGCTAATCAGATCTGGAATCTCTTTCACCTGCCAATCTGTAAAGTGAGGGTCATCGAGGATGGCGAGGTCCTGCTCAGCGCAATTGAACCATTACCGCTCCATCAGCTCAAGAGTAAGGAGCTGAAACTCCTCAGGAAGGCGAACGAATGGCAAATATAG